The stretch of DNA GTGGGCTCCGAGCAGGATTACATGATGGAAGCAGGTATGTTTTCAGGCATGAACAAAATAGATCATCTCTCTGATGAGACTGTGATCCAGGAGTCTGGGAAGATGCAGTTCCTTGTGGGACTGCTGGAACGGCTGAGAGAAGAGGGACACCGAACCCTGGTGTTCTCACAGTCGAGGAAGATGCTGGATATCATAGAGCTTGTCCTCTCTCGCCGACAATTCCAGATCCTGCGCATTGACGGCACGGTGACCCACCTGACGGAGCGGGAGAGGCGCATCAACGCcttccagagcagcactgactACTCTGTCTTCCTGCTCACCACACAGGTTGGGGGCGTCGGCATAACCTTGACAGCAGCCAGCCGAGTGGTGATCTTTGATCCCAGCTGGAATCCAGCAACTGATGCTCAGGCTGTGGACAGAGCTTACAGAATTGGGCAAAAAGAGAATGTAGTGATTTACAGACTGATCACCTGTGGCACCGTGGAAGAGAAGATATACAGGCGGCAGGTATTCAAGGACTCGTTAATCAGACAGACCACTGGTGACAAAAAGAACCCGTTCCGTTATTTCTCCAAACAGGAGCTAAGGGAGCTCTTCACGTTGGAAGATACTCAGACGTCTGCAACTCagatccagctgcagtccctgcaTGCCATGCAAAGGAAGTCTGACCTGCAGCTGGATGAGCACCTTGCTTACCTGCATTCTCTGGCAATGTTTGGCATTTCTGACCACGATCTGATGTACACAAGGGAGATGGCTCACGAGGAGCAGGTGGAGAGCGAGGAAGCCCATCAGTACATCCAGCGGAGGGTGCAGAAAGCCCATGAGCTGGTGCAGCTGGAGTCCCAGCTCAGTGATCAGAGGATGGAAGGGATCAGAAATGCTTGTGAAGAGAAGTGGCAAAGACCATCGGGATCAGTTTCCAGGCCAAAGAAGTCGTCTCCAGGGTTGAATGACAAAAATCATTTTGTTTCACCGCCAGTAGCTGATGCACTTGAAAAAGACAAAGTTGTTGATCTTACAGAGGATGAAGAGGCCCAGGTTCTCGATGTCAGCTCCAGAATGACAACTCTGACTGTTGGTGACTTGGATGAAGAGCAACTGGCACAAGGTGTGTCCAGTATGGAGATGGAAGTGCTCAATCCCAGCAAGACAGCAGAACAATCTGACATACAAGAATCTGAGCAAAATCCTGATTCCAGCATTACACCATCATCCCCTGCACTTGAGAAAGAGAGTCAGAGCCTTCAAGAGAAACAGCATTCACAGGTACATTCAGACAGCTTGGCCAAGACAAGGAATGACCTGTCTTGGCATTGTCACAATTCCTctgagtctggcatggctgACGATCCTAGAAGTGAGGCAGAATTGTCAGTTCAGGTACTTGACCcacacactgccctggggacagagcagaaCAATGTTCCTGAGCCGGCTTCTGCAGTGCTGAGTTTATCAAATGCTGTGCCAGAAATCAATGCTGAGCTCTACAAGTCTCACGTGTTAGAAGACAGCTTGGAGGGTAcatctgctccttccttccaggATCAAGTTGACTTCAATCTGGTTTTGGAAGAGTCTGAAGAGGAATGGCAGGATGCCTCAGATAGAGGAGGATCAGTGGAAGGATCTCCTGAGAAGGAGAGCTTACAGCTCCAGGCAGAAAGCTTGTGTAAATCTCCGGACAAAGAATCTCCAAACAAAACTTGGCCAAGTGAGACCAGTAGCCATGGCAAaccctgtcccacagctgagGAGGAGCCAAATGCCTCCCTGCAAGGGAGTAAATCATTGGAGGAAAGCAGTGGTCTCTTTACTTTTGGTAGGAAGAAACATTTAAACAGAATTGCTTCAGATAGTGAGAGTGAAGAGCAGCCTGAACAAGTGCCCTCCTCTCCCTTGGACAGCACTCGGCACGGACTTCTGGAAGGACTGGAAGGAATCAGTGCTTCCACCCCTAAATACAACACAACAAGAGCTAAAGCCATCTTTTCTCCCCAACTAAATAACAGTGGGAACAGGTCTAATGCTTCCAGGCGCTCATTCATCAGCAGGTTGGTAGATGAGGTGGAGGATATTGGGGAAATCATGGGAACCGCTGATGAAGAAGATAAAGATGATGGTGATGAGGAGCAAGATGGGCTTGTGGAAGATGAAGCTGAGGAGTGCACTGGGGAATCTTCTGAGCCTGAAGAAGAACCTAGTGGAGAAACACTTGATACAGGTGAAGAGCCCTCCCACGCAGACAGCGTGGAATCTGAGCAGTCCGAGGCAGAGGAAATGGAGTCATCTCAGGAGGAATCCACAGGTGACAATGAGCTCCAGTCAGGTGAGCAGATTGAGTATTTTGCccaagaaagcagctctgaaaaGGACATTGGGCAGAGTTCCTCTCCCGCTGCCGATTATGACACTTTGGTACACAGTGGGAAGAAACTTCAGAATGATGGAAAACTCCAGGAGGCTTTGGACTGTTTCCTGCAAGCTCTTGACATAAAAAGTGGAGATCCTGAAGTTATGCTTCTGACTCTGAACTTGTACAGACAGCTGGCCCAGAAGTGACATCTATGTGGCTCTGAGAAGACAATCTGGCTATTCCTTGTTACCATGTATCTGCACCACGGCCCTGGGATCCCTgagccagctccaggctggtgCCTGCCATATCCTCGTGTGACTGAGCAAATTCAGCACCTCCTGCTTGAGGAAACAGTCCAAACATCCAGGTGTTGGACGCAGGGGAGGGAGCTTCACTGGGAAGTCAACTCACAAAGGTGAAAATGGTTCATGTTCCTGTCTGATTATTCATAAAAGAATGGTATTGTTGATGTCTAAGCCCGTCTCCATCAGTTTCTTGAAGTTGGGATGGAAGGCACTTGAGGAGGTAGTTAATGTTTgcactcaggtgtttattatttcttatcagtgaaACAGCCTCACAACCATGAGGTCTGCAGCCTTTTATTAGCAAGGCACAAAAATGGctatctcttgttacaaggtttCTTAGGACTAAACAATCCaatgacacctagattattttcccttttaacccagtAACTGATCTCTCAAAGcctgcaatgtggacttttctgttCAATTACAAAAcatcacccaaacccatgaagaaaaggaagaagaaggtgaagaagaagaaaggagaaggtaAAGAAGAACAATCTGCCTTAGCCCTAAAATCTCCATCTTggttcatatttatttctatattctaaGACCCCAAACTCtcaagttttccaccctgtgatattacaTACTTCTAACCAACTACACACCCATAATTCCAGTGCTATCAATCAGTTTTGGAAgtcttctccacagcctcaggtaaATTGCAGTATTCTCTTGTGGCTCTCTGCCTTtaagcacagaaagtttaaaattctcagcatctaGGATTCCAACACCTCTCCatgctggcagccctggattCACCTTTCTACCCTCCAGGttttgctgctcctctcctctgaGAAGATGGGGGCAGTACAGTCCCCTGGTCACTgtacagcccagctctgtggtgCTGTGGTTCCTCCATCCTTTGGGTTTTGAATAAGCCAATTTGGGTGCCTGAAGGTCACCCAACATTTGGGTGCCTTACAGACCttccagttccaacccctgccacAAGCAAGGActccttccactagatcaggttgctccaagcctgaCCTTGAAACACTTCTatggatggggcagccacagcttctctgggcaacctgtgccagtgttttatCACTCTcacaagaaataatttctttccaataTCCCTTCTGTCCTCTTGTCAGCCTGAATCCATTACTCTGTATCTTGTCATTCCAGTTCTGGATAGAATCCCTCTCTGGCTCCCTTGTAGGCCCTTTCAGATACTGAAATGTGCTCTGAGGTGTCCATACAACCTTCCCCAGGCTAAACAGCCTGAAagccccaactctctcagcctttcttcacaggggagatgctccagtcctctTATCAGCTTCATGGCCTcttctggacttgctccaacagttccatgtccttcttATGCTGCGTGAACTGTGTGCAGGACTCTAGGCAGGATCTTGGGAGCAGGggagaatcccctccctcacctgctgcccatGTTCctttgggtgcagcccaggacataGTGGGTTTCTGGGCTGGGAATgctcactgctggctcatgggtTTTCATGAGTTTTTTGTTAGCCATCACCCCAAGCCCTTCTCCCAGGACTGCTCTCAATCCCTTCTCTGCCCCTTCTTCAGCTGTGCCTGAGAATGTTCTAACCCAGGTGTAGAACCTTGTGGTTTTCACATGGTCTcacctctccagcctgtccaggtccctctggatcCATCCTTTCCAGTGTGTGACCACACCACACAGCTCAGTGTTATCAGCAAACTGGCTGAGAGTCCCTCAATCTTACAAACCAGCAGCTCAAAAGTTCCTGGTTCTGGCTTTGAGTGACTCTGCCCTCACTAACACAGCCTGTCTGGTGTGCTCGTCCTGCCAGTCTCACCTGGTAACAGCCCAGCAGCAGACAGGGATGTTTCCTTGTGCCATGGCATTGCCTTCTGCAATACCACACCGTAGCACAGGACCCCACACCTGGCTGACCTGTGCAGTTTGGGAGAGGAGCTCTCTGTATTTGGaaccacagcaaacacagcagattTGCTGGTGCAGTTGTGTCAATGTGTTTTTGCCAAAAGAAAGAACAGGGCTCTGGTAGCCTGGAAATAAGTGGTTTATTAACAGAGCACCTTTACATGGGGCAgtgtctgctctgggcagcatgTCCGCTCTCCACTGCAAGCTATTCGTTGGCTTCTCTGAGCATTCCATACTCAGCAAAACCAACACCCTgaaaagggagggaagagaaggaccttttcttctttgatgtttcctcctcatctctgagctctgtgcatGGTGCTCACCTGTAAACAAAGCTGGTGCCTgttgctggagctgtggctggtTTGGAGGCTCTGTGGGTAGCAAGGGGATcatggctctgggctgggttcCTGAGATAGCAGGAATCTTGCTGGGTTGCTTCCCTtgcacagcccacagcacagGGGAACGCAGGAAGCAGCACACAAGTGTTTAGTGGCTTTTTTCCTTATCCAAACCTGAATTATCCAGTCTCTTCCCCCAGCTCTGAGTGGGTAAGGTGGAGCTGTAGGAAGAGAGCAGACTGTGCTCAGGAGAGCTCATCCTCCCCTCCtacccccaggtcccttccctgcctggccTGACCCAGCTCCAGTGTTACCCACCCTCCACTGAAGGGACTGTCCTGAagctctggagcacaggagctgaCTGCATCCTCTTGGGGAGGATGGAGACCAAGCCCTGGGGCCCCTCTATCCTTTTCTGCATCATTTCTGTTTGCAGATAAAAACCTGGGCACCTCGTTCCACTGACAGGCCATTATCTCCACAGATAATGTGGAGAAGGAAGAGGCTGGCCTGCCAGACAACAGAGACATCAACATCTATAAAAGGCTCTTGTTTCACCCTTCCCAGGGACACTTTACCTCTTcaggcagggccctgctctgctagcacagtgacagggacagccagcctGCCTCCAAGCATGTTGCTGGTTGTGCCCAACTTGCTCCAAGGCCAAGGTGTCTGGGACTCGGGATTCAAGCAGTCAACAAGGTCATCGTGGtcattcacattttattttctgccttccACCATGATAATGTGGTATCCGAACTTGGTCTTGACGGGAGGGTCCGTGTACACGGGCTTGTCCATGCTGCTCACAGGCAGGGCAAATGCTGCCTCCTGGAATGGTCCCACCATGGAGCCTCTGGTCATCCAGCCCAGGTCTCCCTACAGCAAGGGACCGTGGGGGTTAAGCTCTGAGACTTGGAGCAGGGAGGGTGGGTGGTGTGGCCGTGGGACAGGTCCTGCTGGTGACGAGCAGGACCCAGGCCCCCGCAGCCGCTGCCCGGCCCCACCGCCCTGTCTGGTGCAGCACTCACTCACCCCTTGCCTGGCCTTGTCCTCGCTGTACTGTGCCGCCACCTCGCTAAAGCGCTGTCCGgacttcagcttctccatggcCTCCATGGCCCGGCCGTGCTTTTCACACAGGATGTGCCGAACCTGGAGGGGCGGGCAGCGCGGCTGTGGCgagcggggccggcgggcggGACGagcctgcaggtgctggggcaGAGAACCCGCAGCCCGCCTGGTCCCCGACGCCCCCCGCGCTCACCTTGACGGCGCTGCCGCCTCCCTTCGGGCCCTGTGCTTTGCtctcgctgctgctgccgctgtcGCCGCCTGTGAACCGATCACCCTGACACCGGCCCGGTCCCCGCCGGCCCTGCCGGGCTCTGAGACTGGCTCGGCCCCCACCGCCCCCGGGCCCCAGCCCGGCCGGTCCCGCCCCAGCACCCCCTCCCGGCCAGTGCCGGCCCACAACCCCAGCCCGGCCGGGGCCAGCCCAGCACCCCCGCCcggccggtgccggtgccgcccAGCCCCGCTCACCCTTCCCGGCTTTGCCGCCGCCTTTCCCTTTGGGCGCCATCTTGCTGCCCTAAGGCCCCCACGCCGCACTTCGCGCCgggcggggccgcccccgccccgccccgccccgaGGCCCCCGGCTGCCCGCGCGGTGCCGGCATGGAGCTGCCCTGCGGGGCTGCGGGACACGGGGCTGCGTTCGGCATCCACGGCCGTACCCAGCGCCCGCCCAGGGCTGGCCCCAACACTGTCCCCTCATCCATCCCACCGGCCCCAGGATTCCAATTCCCGGTCCACCCCTCCCCACTTCCAGTCCTCCCCCCGGCCTGTGCCCAGGGTCCAGCgctgtccccagctccctcccagcacgAGGGCTGACTCCTGCAGTCCCCCCGGactgttctgtccctctcatcCATCCCACCTTCCCCCCGGACGCCAAGTCCGTCCGCAGCCCCTCACAGCACCCccgggccccgctccggccTCTCCCCAGCGCCCAGCCTGGGCCGCCCCTGACACCTCACGGTGTCCCTGCGCCCCCCCGCCCCAGAGCCACGGGGACACAGGAGTGCGCGGCAAACGCCGTGAAAAGCCCCAGCAAATAGGGCCGGTTCTTCTCCCAGGGCAGTCAAGGGGTGCCCACCTCCCCAGCCCCGGTCCCTCAGCAGCCCAAAGAAGAacaggcacaggcaggcagcagggagcactTTACCAAGCTGGCGAGATAAAAAGTACAACATTCCATAGTTGGCACCTTGGCGGCCCGCACgccggggcagggctgtcctgccAGCCGGACTCGTCCCGGGAACCCACTGCCTTCCCAGTGGAGTAGCTGCAgccagggggagcagggagagagcgGCCAGAGACGAGCGCTCAGCCAGGAAGAGCCCCAGCAAGAGCACGTTCCTCCGGCCAGGGAAATTAGGATCTCCATCTCATGGCCAACCTCTGTCCCACAGCTGACCTCTGGTCCACTTGGATACTTCACCCCAGCAGCATCGGCCACTCCAGATGCCAGTGGTG from Ammospiza nelsoni isolate bAmmNel1 chromosome 15, bAmmNel1.pri, whole genome shotgun sequence encodes:
- the ERCC6L gene encoding DNA excision repair protein ERCC-6-like, whose protein sequence is MGLGKTIQVIAFLSGMFDAELIQHVLLIMPTTLVSSWLAEFARWTPGLRVKEFHGTSKTERTRNLERVQRKNGIIITSYQMLINNWKQLASRHEQEFVWDYIILDEAHKIKCPSNKTTKCVYAIPAQYRILLTGTPVQNNLREMWSLFDFACQGSLLGTAKTFKMEYENPITRAREKDATPGEKALGLKISENLMAIIKPCFLRRTKEDIKSYHADKADAPLPEDPSENKAPVMPSLTRKNDFVVWVYLSPVQEEIYRNFLCLDHVKEVLMTTRSPLAELTVLKKICDHPRLLSARACIQLGLEEQVGSEQDYMMEAGMFSGMNKIDHLSDETVIQESGKMQFLVGLLERLREEGHRTLVFSQSRKMLDIIELVLSRRQFQILRIDGTVTHLTERERRINAFQSSTDYSVFLLTTQVGGVGITLTAASRVVIFDPSWNPATDAQAVDRAYRIGQKENVVIYRLITCGTVEEKIYRRQVFKDSLIRQTTGDKKNPFRYFSKQELRELFTLEDTQTSATQIQLQSLHAMQRKSDLQLDEHLAYLHSLAMFGISDHDLMYTREMAHEEQVESEEAHQYIQRRVQKAHELVQLESQLSDQRMEGIRNACEEKWQRPSGSVSRPKKSSPGLNDKNHFVSPPVADALEKDKVVDLTEDEEAQVLDVSSRMTTLTVGDLDEEQLAQGVSSMEMEVLNPSKTAEQSDIQESEQNPDSSITPSSPALEKESQSLQEKQHSQVHSDSLAKTRNDLSWHCHNSSESGMADDPRSEAELSVQVLDPHTALGTEQNNVPEPASAVLSLSNAVPEINAELYKSHVLEDSLEGTSAPSFQDQVDFNLVLEESEEEWQDASDRGGSVEGSPEKESLQLQAESLCKSPDKESPNKTWPSETSSHGKPCPTAEEEPNASLQGSKSLEESSGLFTFGRKKHLNRIASDSESEEQPEQVPSSPLDSTRHGLLEGLEGISASTPKYNTTRAKAIFSPQLNNSGNRSNASRRSFISRLVDEVEDIGEIMGTADEEDKDDGDEEQDGLVEDEAEECTGESSEPEEEPSGETLDTGEEPSHADSVESEQSEAEEMESSQEESTGDNELQSGEQIEYFAQESSSEKDIGQSSSPAADYDTLVHSGKKLQNDGKLQEALDCFLQALDIKSGDPEVMLLTLNLYRQLAQK
- the PIN4 gene encoding peptidyl-prolyl cis-trans isomerase NIMA-interacting 4; this encodes MAPKGKGGGKAGKGGDSGSSSESKAQGPKGGGSAVKVRHILCEKHGRAMEAMEKLKSGQRFSEVAAQYSEDKARQGGDLGWMTRGSMVGPFQEAAFALPVSSMDKPVYTDPPVKTKFGYHIIMVEGRK